A genomic region of Cannabis sativa cultivar Pink pepper isolate KNU-18-1 chromosome 1, ASM2916894v1, whole genome shotgun sequence contains the following coding sequences:
- the LOC115707281 gene encoding chlorophyll a-b binding protein 6, chloroplastic: MAANTLMSCGIATAFPSVLSSSKSKFTTSGQLPCANASSRFSMTADWMPGQPRPPYLDGSAPGDFGFDPLRLGEVPENLERFKESELIHCRWAMLAVPGILVPEALGLGNWVKAQEWAAVPGGQATYLGNPVPWGTLPTILVIEFLSIAFVEHQRSMEKDPEKRKYPGGAFDPLGYSKDPVKFKEYKVKEIKNGRLALLAFVGFCIQQTAYPGTGPLENLATHLADPWHNNIGDIIIPRSL, encoded by the exons atggcaGCAAATACCTTAATGAGCTGTGGCATCGCCACCGCTTTCCCCTCTGTCCTTTCCTCCTCCAAGTCGAAATTCACCACATCCGGCCAGCTTCCCTGTGCCAATGCCTCGTCACGGTTCTCCATGACCGCCGACTGGATGCCGGGTCAGCCCCGCCCTCCTTACCTTGATGGCTCAGCACCCGG TGACTTTGGTTTCGACCCACTTCGCCTTGGTGAAGTGCCTGAGAACTTGGAGAGGTTTAAAGAATCCGAGTTGATTCACTGCAGATGGGCTATGCTTGCTGTT CCAGGAATTTTGGTACCTGAGGCGTTGGGTTTGGGAAACTGGGTGAAGGCTCAAGAATGGGCAGCAGTTCCAGGAGGGCAAGCTACATACTTGGGAAACCCAGTTCCATGGGGTACTTTGCCTACCATTTTAGTCATTGAGTTCCTCTCCATTGCCTTTGTAGAGCACCAGCGTAGCATGGAAAAGGACCCTGAGAAGAGGAAGTACCCTGGTGGAGCTTTTGACCCCTTGGGCTACTCCAAAGACCCAGTCAAATTCAAGGAATACAAAGTCAAGGAGATCAAGAACG GACGACTTGCATTGTTGGCTTTCGTGGGGTTCTGTATTCAGCAAACAGCTTATCCTGGAACCGGTCCATTAGAGAATTTGGCTACTCACTTGGCTGACCCATGGCACAACAACATTGGAGATATCATTATCCCAAGATCGCTTTGa
- the LOC115720001 gene encoding pentatricopeptide repeat-containing protein At4g16390, chloroplastic produces the protein MAYSLCSSHSPIVHERHTLSLSLSSTKNPRIRNVNHPSKLNFLSSQYKTPSLQISHVSVHDPVTEETKSEVVGEAATTGNPDGNSGSSSKSYIWVNPRSPRAPQLRKKSYHTRYTNLVEVAESLNSCNANEDEVLKVLGTLSGKLLEQDAVVILNNMVNAEIAVLALKYFQQNLKPEREVILYNVTLKVFRKSKNLPGAEKLFDEMLKKGIKPDNVTFSTMISCARISSLPEKAVEWFEKMSSFGCDPDDVTYSAMIDAYGRAGNVDMAFSLYDRARTEKWRIDRVTFSTLIRIHGQSGNYDGCLNVFEEMKAIGVKPNVVVYNTLLDAMGRAKRPWQAKKIYQEMISSGFEPSFVTYAALLRAFGRSRYGDDCVNVYKEMKEKGMKLNVILYNTILSMCADLGYTDEAISIFEDLKSSETMPDSWTFSSMITIYSCSGQVPEAEAMLNEMLKAGFAPNIFVLTSLIQCYGKAKRIDDVVKTFNDLLELDISPDERFCGCLLNVMTQTPKEELSKLTACIEIAYPKLGYVVKLLLEDDNSENFKNEASELFETVGADVRKAYCNCLIDLSMNLDQLDRACEILNIGVTQEVYTDIQTRSPSQWSLNLKGLSLGAALTALHVWINDLTKILESGEEFPPLLGINTGHGKHKYSDKGFTLAGVFDSRLKELNAPFHEAPDNAGWFLTTKVAAKSWLESRKSSELVAA, from the coding sequence ATGGCTTACTCGCTCTGCTCATCACACTCCCCAATCGTCCACGAACGTCACACTCTCTCCTTATCTCTTTCTTCAACCAAAAACCCTAGAATAAGAAACGTCAATCACCCTTCGAAGCTCAATTTTCTTTCTTCTCAATACAAAACACCTTCTCTCCAGATAAGCCATGTATCTGTACACGACCCAGTTACTGAAGAAACCAAGAGTGAGGTTGTTGGCGAAGCTGCGACGACTGGAAACCCAGATGGAAATTCCGGTTCTTCGTCAAAAAGCTATATCTGGGTCAATCCCAGAAGCCCCAGAGCACCGCAACTTCGGAAGAAATCGTATCATACCAGGTACACTAATCTAGTCGAAGTAGCTGAATCTTTAAACTCCTGTAATGCAAATGAGGATGAAGTTTTAAAAGTTTTGGGAACTTTAAGTGGTAAACTTTTAGAGCAAGATGCGGTTGTTATTCTTAATAATATGGTTAATGCCGAGATTGCGGTTCTTGCACTAAAGTACTTTCAGCAGAACTTGAAACCTGAGAGGGAGGTTATTCTTTACAATGTTACCTTGAAGGTTTTTAGAAAGTCTAAGAATTTGCCTGGTGCGGAGAAGTTGTTTGATGAAATGCTCAAGAAAGGTATTAAACCGGATAATGTTACGTTTTCGACCATGATTAGTTGCGCTAGGATCTCTTCTTTGCCTGAGAAGGCTGTTGAGTGGTTTGAAAAGATGAGTAGTTTTGGGTGTGACCCAGATGATGTTACTTACTCGGCTATGATCGATGCTTATGGACGTGCTGGTAATGTTGATATGGCTTTCAGCTTGTATGACCGTGCTAGAACAGAAAAATGGCGCATTGACCGAGTAACATTCTCGACTTTAATCAGAATTCATGGTCAATCAGGAAACTATGATGGGTGTTTGAACGTGTTTGAGGAGATGAAGGCTATAGGGGTTAAACCGAACGTTGTTGTTTACAACACTTTGTTGGATGCTATGGGTAGAGCTAAGAGACCTTGGCAGGCTAAGAAGATTTACCAAGAGATGATCAGCAGCGGGTTTGAACCGAGTTTTGTTACTTATGCTGCTCTCTTGAGGGCTTTTGGTAGATCCCGGTATGGTGATGATTGTGTTAATGTGTATAAGGAGATGAAGGAGAAAGGGATGAAGCTGAATGTGATTCTGTACAACACAATTTTATCTATGTGTGCTGATCTTGGCTACACTGACGAAGCTATTTCCATTTTTGAAGACTTGAAAAGTTCTGAGACCATGCCTGATAGTTGGACATTTTCATCAATGATTACTATATATTCGTGCAGCGGGCAAGTACCAGAAGCCGAGGCAATGTTGAATGAGATGTTGAAAGCAGGTTTTGCGCCTAATATATTTGTTTTGACTTCACTTATTCAGTGCTACGGTAAAGCTAAGCGCATAGATGATGTTGTGAAGACATTCAATGACCTCTTGGAATTGGACATTAGTCCAGATGAGCGCTTCTGTGGTTGTCTATTGAATGTGATGACTCAAACACCAAaggaagaactttctaagcttACTGCTTGCATCGAAATAGCCTATCCAAAACTCGGATATGTGGTAAAACTTTTGCTAGAAGATGACAAtagtgaaaatttcaaaaatgaagCCTCAGAACTTTTTGAAACGGTTGGTGCTGATGTAAGAAAGGCTTACTGCAATTGCTTGATTGATCTTTCCATGAACCTGGATCAGTTAGACAGAGCTTGTGAGATACTAAACATTGGGGTCACACAAGAAGTATATACTGATATACAGACCAGGTCTCCATCCCAATGGTCTCTTAATTTGAAGGGTCTTTCTCTTGGGGCTGCTCTCACTGCATTACATGTTTGGATAAATGATTTGACCAAGATATTGGAATCTGGAGAAGAATTTCCACCATTGCTTGGAATTAATACTGGACATGGGAAGCACAAGTACTCGGACAAAGGCTTTACTTTGGCAGGTGTTTTTGATTCCCGCTTGAAGGAATTAAATGCTCCTTTCCATGAGGCTCCGGATAACGCTGGTTGGTTTTTGACCACGAAGGTTGCAGCCAAGTCGTGGTTGGAGTCTCGAAAATCTTCGGAGTTAGTTGCAGCTTAA
- the LOC115707282 gene encoding oxygen-evolving enhancer protein 3-2, chloroplastic, whose product MAHAMASMAGLHGSSQTVLEGSIQLSGSNRLNIVSNNRALNNRTGFTVRAQQGSTETETSSRRAVLGLVAAGLASGSFVQAVFAEARSIKVGPPPPPSGGLPGTLNSDEARDLNLPLKNRFFLQPLTPSEAAQRTKESAKEIVNVKGLIEKKAWPYVQNDLRLRAEYLRYDLNTIISSKSKEEKKPLKELAGKLFQDINNLDYAAKIKSSTEAEKYYAETVSTLNSVLAKLG is encoded by the exons ATGGCACACGCTATGGCTTCAATGGCTGGTTTACATGGCTCCTCCCAGACTGTCTTGGAAGGCAGCATTCAACTTAGTGGCTCCAACCGCTTGAACATTGTCAGCAACAACCGGGCTCTGAACAACCGAACTGGGTTCACAGTCAGGGCCCAACAGGGGTCAACCGAGACCGAAACCAGCAGCCGTCGGGCTGTGTTGGGCCTCGTGGCCGCTGGTTTGGCTTCTGGGTCTTTTGTTCAGGCCGTGTTCGCTGAGGCCAGGTCCATCAAAGTTGGCCCACCTCCTCCTCCCTCCGGTGGATTGC CTGGAACTCTGAACTCAGATGAGGCAAGAGACCTTAATTTACCTCTTAAGAATAGGTTCTTCTTGCAGCCACTAACTCCTTCTGAGGCTGCTCAGAGAACTAAGGAGTCAGCCAAGGAGATTGTTAATGTTAAGGGATTGATAGAGAAGAAGGCTTGGCCATATGTCCAGAACGATCTCCGACTCAGGGCTGAGTATCTTCGCTATGATCTCAACACTATTATCTCTTCCAAATccaaagaagagaaaaagcCCCTTAAGGAACTCGCTGGAAAGCTCTTCCAAGACATCAACAAT TTGGACTATGCAGCCAAGATCAAGAGCTCAACTGAAGCAGAGAAATACTACGCCGAGACTGTATCTACCCTTAACTCTGTCCTTGCTAAGCTTGGTTAA
- the LOC115707279 gene encoding microtubule-associated protein 70-5 isoform X1 encodes MVGHEEHYSSEESFHSDPVVLELNRLKNLLKEKERELGVAQGEIKSLRATEALKDKAVEELKNEVQKMDEKVSVTENLLDHKNLEIKRLTNDKKDALAAQFAAEAALRRVHTNQKDDDSLPLASVIAPLEAEIKMYKSEIAALQEDKKALERLTKSKESALLEAERILRSALERALIVEEVQNQNFELRRQIEICQEENRILEKTNRQKVLEVEKLSQTIKELEEVVLAGGAAANAIRDYKRQNEELNEEKRTLERELARAKVSANRIATVVANEWKDENDKVMPVKQWLEERRLMQADMQRLKDKLTVSERTAKAEAQLKEKLKLRLKTLEDGLKQVSSLPTNSPNVFCGSPKTEKSSNILAFLTSTGGLRKRSTSQPRASTFIRGSPFRHTDAEKETAVAELKGEMNLRKKTGLGENTTKKSLWASRSKVVDSGEKENTEMQANNNVNNCDRAVSGEHNGESPNQQQAHTNSDDLVSGFLYDRLQKEVISLRKFCEAKESDLSSKDQEIKTLMKKVDALTKAMEVESKRMKREAAAREKESASVKSDDNRKSRVNISSKRATKAT; translated from the exons ATGGTGGGTCATGAAGAACACTACAGTTCAGAGGAGTCCTTTCACTCGGACCCTGTTGTCTTAGAACTCAATCGTTTGAAAAATCTTCTCAAAG AAAAGGAAAGAGAGTTGGGGGTTGCTCAAGGTGAAATCAAGTCGCTGAGAGCAACTGAAGCTCTTAAGGATAAGGCAGTAGAAGAG CTCAAAAACGAGGTTCAGAAAATGGATGAGAAAGTTTCAGTCACTGAAAATCTTCTCGATCACAAG AATCTTGAAATCAAGAGACTAACAAATGACAAAAAAGATGCGCTGGCCGCACAGTTTGCTGCTGAAGCAGCTCTTAGAAGGGTCCATACAAATCAAAAGGACGATGACTCTCTTCCTCTGGCTTCTGTTATTGCTCCACTTGAGGCTGAAATCAAAATGTACAAGAGTGAG ATTGCAGCCCTCCAGGAAGATAAGAAGGCTTTGGAACGCCTTACAAAATCGAAAGAATCAGCTCTGCTTGAAGCAGAAAGGATTTTGCGAAGTGCTTTAGAAAGAGCTTTGATTGTTGAAGAGGTTCAAAATCAGAACTTTGAGTTGAGGAGACAGATTGAGATTTGCCAG GAAGAAAACAGAATCCTTGAGAAAACAAACCGCCAGAAGGTTCTAGAGGTGGAAAAGCTTAGCCAAACCATTAAAGAACTTGAGGAGGTTGTTTTAGCTGGAGGAGCTGCAGCCAATGCTATTCGTGACTACAAACGACAGAATGAAGAATTGAAT GAGGAAAAGAGAACTCTAGAGCGAGAACTTGCCAGAGCAAAAGTTTCAGCAAACCGTATAGCAACTGTGGTGGCCAATGAGTGGAAGGATGAAAATGATAAAGTTATGCCAGTTAAGCAGTGGCTTGAAGAAAGAAGGCTTATGCAG GCAGATATGCAACGTTTGAAAGATAAACTAACTGTATCAGAGAGAACAGCTAAAGCAGAGGCACAACTGAAG GAAAAACTTAAGCTGAGGCTGAAGACACTTGAAGATGGGCTAAAGCAAGTTTCATCATTACCCACCAACAGTCCTAATGTTTTTTGTGGATCTCCCAAAACTGAAAAGTCTAGCAACATCTTAGCCTTTCTAACAAGCACTGGAGGCCTTAGAAAGAGGTCAACATCTCAGCCAAGAGCATCCACTTTCATTAGAGGCTCTCCTTTTAGACATACAGATGCAGAAAAGGAAACGGCTGTTGCAGAACTTAAAGGAGAAATGAACTTGAGGAAAAAAACTGGTTTAGGCGAAAATACCACAAAGAAAAGTTTATGGGCATCCAGAAGTAAAGTTGTTGACAGTGGTGAAAAGGAAAACACAGAAATGCAGGCAAATAACAATGTTAACAATTGTGATAGAGCAGTTTCTGGAGAGCATAATGGAGAATCACCTAACCAACAACAAGCTCATACAAACTCTGATGATTTGGTCTCAGGGTTTCTGTATGATAGGCTTCAGAAGGAGGTGATCAGTTTAAGGAAATTTTGTGAAGCCAAAGAGAGTGATTTGAGCTCTAAAGATCAAGAAATAAAG ACTCTTATGAAGAAGGTTGATGCATTAACAAAAGCCATGGAAGTAGAGTCAAAGAGAATGAAAAGAGAAGCTGCAGCCAGAGAGAAAGAATCTGCATCAGTTAAGTCTGATGACAACAGAAAGAGTAGAGTTAATATCTCTTCGAAAAG GGCGACGAAAGCAACTTGA
- the LOC115707279 gene encoding microtubule-associated protein 70-5 isoform X2, whose product MDEKVSVTENLLDHKNLEIKRLTNDKKDALAAQFAAEAALRRVHTNQKDDDSLPLASVIAPLEAEIKMYKSEIAALQEDKKALERLTKSKESALLEAERILRSALERALIVEEVQNQNFELRRQIEICQEENRILEKTNRQKVLEVEKLSQTIKELEEVVLAGGAAANAIRDYKRQNEELNEEKRTLERELARAKVSANRIATVVANEWKDENDKVMPVKQWLEERRLMQADMQRLKDKLTVSERTAKAEAQLKEKLKLRLKTLEDGLKQVSSLPTNSPNVFCGSPKTEKSSNILAFLTSTGGLRKRSTSQPRASTFIRGSPFRHTDAEKETAVAELKGEMNLRKKTGLGENTTKKSLWASRSKVVDSGEKENTEMQANNNVNNCDRAVSGEHNGESPNQQQAHTNSDDLVSGFLYDRLQKEVISLRKFCEAKESDLSSKDQEIKTLMKKVDALTKAMEVESKRMKREAAAREKESASVKSDDNRKSRVNISSKRATKAT is encoded by the exons ATGGATGAGAAAGTTTCAGTCACTGAAAATCTTCTCGATCACAAG AATCTTGAAATCAAGAGACTAACAAATGACAAAAAAGATGCGCTGGCCGCACAGTTTGCTGCTGAAGCAGCTCTTAGAAGGGTCCATACAAATCAAAAGGACGATGACTCTCTTCCTCTGGCTTCTGTTATTGCTCCACTTGAGGCTGAAATCAAAATGTACAAGAGTGAG ATTGCAGCCCTCCAGGAAGATAAGAAGGCTTTGGAACGCCTTACAAAATCGAAAGAATCAGCTCTGCTTGAAGCAGAAAGGATTTTGCGAAGTGCTTTAGAAAGAGCTTTGATTGTTGAAGAGGTTCAAAATCAGAACTTTGAGTTGAGGAGACAGATTGAGATTTGCCAG GAAGAAAACAGAATCCTTGAGAAAACAAACCGCCAGAAGGTTCTAGAGGTGGAAAAGCTTAGCCAAACCATTAAAGAACTTGAGGAGGTTGTTTTAGCTGGAGGAGCTGCAGCCAATGCTATTCGTGACTACAAACGACAGAATGAAGAATTGAAT GAGGAAAAGAGAACTCTAGAGCGAGAACTTGCCAGAGCAAAAGTTTCAGCAAACCGTATAGCAACTGTGGTGGCCAATGAGTGGAAGGATGAAAATGATAAAGTTATGCCAGTTAAGCAGTGGCTTGAAGAAAGAAGGCTTATGCAG GCAGATATGCAACGTTTGAAAGATAAACTAACTGTATCAGAGAGAACAGCTAAAGCAGAGGCACAACTGAAG GAAAAACTTAAGCTGAGGCTGAAGACACTTGAAGATGGGCTAAAGCAAGTTTCATCATTACCCACCAACAGTCCTAATGTTTTTTGTGGATCTCCCAAAACTGAAAAGTCTAGCAACATCTTAGCCTTTCTAACAAGCACTGGAGGCCTTAGAAAGAGGTCAACATCTCAGCCAAGAGCATCCACTTTCATTAGAGGCTCTCCTTTTAGACATACAGATGCAGAAAAGGAAACGGCTGTTGCAGAACTTAAAGGAGAAATGAACTTGAGGAAAAAAACTGGTTTAGGCGAAAATACCACAAAGAAAAGTTTATGGGCATCCAGAAGTAAAGTTGTTGACAGTGGTGAAAAGGAAAACACAGAAATGCAGGCAAATAACAATGTTAACAATTGTGATAGAGCAGTTTCTGGAGAGCATAATGGAGAATCACCTAACCAACAACAAGCTCATACAAACTCTGATGATTTGGTCTCAGGGTTTCTGTATGATAGGCTTCAGAAGGAGGTGATCAGTTTAAGGAAATTTTGTGAAGCCAAAGAGAGTGATTTGAGCTCTAAAGATCAAGAAATAAAG ACTCTTATGAAGAAGGTTGATGCATTAACAAAAGCCATGGAAGTAGAGTCAAAGAGAATGAAAAGAGAAGCTGCAGCCAGAGAGAAAGAATCTGCATCAGTTAAGTCTGATGACAACAGAAAGAGTAGAGTTAATATCTCTTCGAAAAG GGCGACGAAAGCAACTTGA
- the LOC115704562 gene encoding two-pore potassium channel 1-like has translation MSTNTEEVEEALLSESKKYEFPSFPRIRSRLQVQYNNSYNTIACTPFVDANCSDQQIYGSDYVKRQFNIVQVLVVLATYLGGGTLCFFLIRDQIKGQKTNGFLDSMYFCVVTMTTVGYGDLVPNSILAKLLASIYVFIGLCLGGLIIGKVADYIVEKQEILLVKAIHVSEKIGPVELLKDMETNKVKYKFFTAMAQILVLIIVGTVFLHLVENLELIDAFYCVCSTITTLGYGDESFSSKGGRVFGVFWILSSTICLAQFFIYLAELYTETRQKSLIKWVLNRKLTESDLEAADLDQDEVVSAAEFVLYKLKEMGKISEEDISMLMETFEHLDIDQSGSLTPADLLRP, from the exons ATGAGTACTAATACCGAAGAAGTTGAAGAAGCTTTGCTTTCGGAATCTAAAAAATATGAGTTTCCTTCCTTTCCAAGAATAAGAAGCCGTCTTCAAGTTCAATATAATAATAGTTATAACACTATTGCATGTACACCTTTTGTAGACGCAAACTGCTCAGATCAGCAAATATACGGATCTGATTATGTAAAACGACAATTTAATATAGTTCAAGTGCTTGTCGTTTTGGCTACTTACTTAGGTGGAGGAACCCTTTGTTTCTTCCTCATCAGAGACCAAATCAAGGGTCAAAAAACAAATGGGTTTCTCGATTCAATGTACTTTTGTGTGGTGACAATGACCACCGTTGGATATGGTGACCTTGTTCCAAATAGTATACTAGCAAAGCTACTTGCTTCAATTTATGTGTTCATTGGTTTATGTCTTGGTGGTTTAATAATTGGTAAGGTGGCTGATTACATAGTAGAAAAACAGGAAATACTTTTGGTCAAAGCTATTCATGTGTCTGAAAAAATTGGTCCAGTTGAGCTTTTAAAGGACATGGAAACTAACAAAGTGAAATATAAGTTTTTTACAGCCATGGCTCAGATTTTGGTGCTCATCATAGTAGGGACTGTATTCTTACACTTAGTTGAAAATCTTGAGTTGATAGATGCTTTTTACTGTGTTTGTTCCACTATTACCACTCTAGGATATGGGGATGAGAGTTTTTCAAGTAAAGGTGGTCGTGTATTTGGGGTTTTTTGGATATTGAGCAGTACAATTTGCTTAGCTCAATTCTTTATCTACCTTGCTGAACTTTACACCGAAACAAGACAAAAGTCATTGATCAAATGGGTTCTTAATCGAAAGTTGACTGAGTCAGATCTTGAAGCAGCGGATCTTGATCAAGACGAAGTTGTAAG TGCTGCAGAGTTTGTCCTGTACAAGCTAAAGGAAATGGGAAAAATAAGTGAGGAAGATATCTCAATGCTGATGGAAACATTTGAGCATCTTGATATTGATCAATCAGGGTCTCTCACACCAGCTGATCTTTTACGTCCTTAA